A window from Alkalicoccobacillus plakortidis encodes these proteins:
- a CDS encoding EAL domain-containing protein, which translates to MAIDDFGVSHASLNYLRVLPVDKIKIDKVFIQNIMSGSKDYHIVTSIISLAQKLGLVVTAEGVETEEQLELLTRMNCDEIQGFYFSKPVPHDTIEGVTKSLKKELFTLLH; encoded by the coding sequence ATAGCGATAGACGATTTTGGTGTAAGTCATGCATCGTTAAACTATCTGCGCGTGTTGCCTGTTGATAAAATTAAAATTGACAAAGTATTTATTCAAAATATAATGAGTGGTTCAAAGGATTATCATATTGTTACCTCTATCATTTCACTGGCACAAAAGCTCGGTTTGGTAGTTACAGCAGAAGGAGTAGAAACAGAGGAGCAATTAGAGCTGCTAACGAGGATGAACTGTGATGAAATTCAAGGGTTTTATTTCAGTAAACCAGTACCTCACGATACAATTGAGGGTGTTACAAAATCATTAAAAAAAGAATTATTTACATTGTTACATTAA
- a CDS encoding GGDEF domain-containing phosphodiesterase, which yields MTIQANIQLMKLADALRNTYDTVYILKYVDGRFRYDYISVKADETTYLTKQSVGKFMDDVIPRYRSERMHSLFLKALGENIAVEYSEKINATDYERIISVPIETNNVSYKLLLVYSEHMKVGNEATFEMKTGLPSFNYFREFVQQKLENQQQQNKSLALLYVNIDKFNNIIDKIGHARIEHIITQIATRMNSILDNQSILARITGDELIISIEDSERAPRLARDVQNSLVEPFIVNSLEIFVTASIGISALTEKTETVDRLIMQAYRAMFEAKQLGGNRIERYSDCKSRPNGELDSHMLERELNKAIENQEFTVYYQPIIHLHTQRIHFEALIRWFSPKLGFIAPDQFILVAEACGIIEMIDEWVIDKVCQQVGSCLDKHFHVSVNLSTKTLESQRLEATLLNTTKRHGVNPSRIVLEITEHSILQNEAATIDKLKRLRSAWISNSDRRFWCKSCIVKLSARVAC from the coding sequence TTGACTATACAAGCTAATATTCAATTAATGAAGCTAGCCGATGCCCTACGTAATACGTATGATACGGTGTATATATTAAAGTATGTGGACGGTCGGTTTCGGTATGATTATATTAGTGTAAAAGCTGATGAAACCACTTATCTAACAAAGCAATCAGTGGGTAAGTTTATGGATGACGTTATTCCAAGATATAGGTCAGAGCGGATGCATTCATTATTTCTAAAAGCACTTGGAGAAAATATTGCGGTTGAATATAGCGAAAAAATAAACGCAACTGATTATGAACGCATAATTAGCGTTCCAATTGAAACAAATAATGTTTCTTACAAGCTTTTGTTAGTTTATTCTGAGCATATGAAGGTAGGTAATGAAGCAACGTTTGAAATGAAAACGGGTTTACCGAGTTTCAACTATTTTAGAGAATTCGTCCAACAGAAGCTGGAAAACCAACAACAGCAGAATAAATCTTTAGCGCTTTTATATGTGAATATAGATAAGTTTAACAATATTATAGACAAAATTGGACATGCGCGAATCGAGCACATCATCACCCAAATTGCGACTAGAATGAATTCTATTTTGGATAATCAATCCATTCTTGCTCGTATTACTGGAGATGAATTAATTATTTCAATCGAGGATAGTGAACGTGCACCTAGGTTAGCTCGAGATGTACAGAATTCCCTTGTGGAACCGTTCATAGTGAATAGTCTTGAAATTTTTGTTACAGCAAGTATTGGTATATCAGCCTTAACAGAAAAAACAGAGACCGTTGATCGATTGATTATGCAGGCTTATCGTGCCATGTTTGAAGCGAAGCAGCTAGGTGGGAATCGGATTGAAAGGTACAGTGACTGTAAGAGTCGTCCAAATGGAGAGCTAGATAGTCACATGCTTGAAAGAGAGCTGAACAAGGCAATTGAAAACCAAGAATTCACTGTCTATTACCAACCTATTATTCACCTTCATACACAGCGTATTCACTTCGAAGCACTTATCCGATGGTTTAGTCCTAAATTAGGATTTATTGCACCTGATCAATTTATTCTAGTGGCAGAAGCATGCGGAATTATTGAGATGATAGATGAATGGGTTATTGATAAGGTCTGTCAGCAGGTCGGTAGTTGTTTAGATAAACACTTTCATGTATCTGTTAATTTATCTACTAAAACGCTTGAGTCACAACGGTTGGAAGCCACTCTTTTAAACACAACCAAAAGACATGGAGTGAATCCAAGCCGAATTGTACTAGAGATTACAGAACATTCAATTCTGCAGAATGAAGCAGCGACAATTGATAAGCTAAAACGGTTAAGGAGCGCTTGGATTTCAAATAGCGATAGACGATTTTGGTGTAAGTCATGCATCGTTAAACTATCTGCGCGTGTTGCCTGTTGA
- a CDS encoding YpiB family protein translates to MNRWVSTSEKTSFLQWFLKNHRLKSKEARTILDYLINHSHILENTTFSHTLSTDSKTIVISSMQSDEPGFIYYDHGKKSEDPSKVLGDFMAHPGTKRNMMIHFYGSHIHSSYQKLVQTPIKEQFQNYKRFKKYELATNSVLSQVQQQTDRASLLADIDQALDERNEARFKELTLLLRELDQ, encoded by the coding sequence GTGAATAGATGGGTCTCTACTTCAGAGAAAACATCCTTTTTACAATGGTTCCTAAAAAACCATCGCTTAAAAAGCAAAGAAGCTCGCACAATTTTAGACTATTTGATCAACCACTCTCATATTTTAGAAAATACAACTTTTAGCCATACACTTTCTACTGATTCAAAAACGATTGTGATTTCTAGCATGCAATCAGATGAACCTGGCTTTATTTATTATGACCACGGTAAAAAAAGTGAGGACCCTTCAAAAGTGCTTGGTGATTTCATGGCGCATCCAGGGACAAAACGAAACATGATGATTCATTTTTACGGTAGCCACATACATTCTAGTTATCAGAAATTAGTACAAACTCCTATTAAAGAACAGTTCCAAAATTATAAGCGCTTTAAAAAGTATGAACTAGCAACAAACAGCGTATTAAGCCAAGTCCAACAGCAAACAGACAGAGCTAGCCTGCTTGCTGATATTGACCAGGCTCTAGATGAACGAAATGAAGCTCGTTTTAAAGAATTAACGCTCCTACTAAGAGAGTTGGATCAGTAA
- a CDS encoding M20/M25/M40 family metallo-hydrolase: MMMDQKKVTQYEHADRVKQLTLELVSQPSVSGTHGECEMADAIVTILNRMEYYKKNPHHITRTPINGDPLKREAVIALMEGNPESKHATLLLSHFDVVGVDDFGQYKPYAFLPNELEMELKQEKEGYLDAHAKGDLDSGDYLFGRGTMDMKAGLAMQLSVLQDFSESKTKNQNLLLVSVPDEEKLSKGMFAAVDELDRLKREGWTFDACICSEPNFSSFPNDYQKYIYTGSTGKLLPFIYCLGRETHVGQPLEGINASVMAAQIAVEMEWSEVFADNAEGEKSPSPTCLRIRDLKDSYDVQTPNEAYLLYNVLTLSTQPEEVVDKVVAACDRASKNIYERLVTLRSAQTHIPRGEIVRLLN, encoded by the coding sequence ATGATGATGGATCAGAAGAAGGTAACGCAATATGAACATGCAGATAGAGTGAAGCAACTAACTCTTGAATTAGTCAGTCAGCCTAGTGTTTCTGGAACTCATGGCGAATGTGAGATGGCGGATGCAATCGTTACAATTCTTAACCGTATGGAATATTACAAAAAAAATCCTCATCACATTACAAGAACCCCGATAAATGGAGACCCACTAAAAAGGGAGGCCGTTATCGCTTTGATGGAAGGAAATCCCGAATCAAAACATGCTACTCTTTTGTTGAGCCATTTTGATGTGGTAGGTGTTGATGATTTTGGTCAATATAAACCATATGCCTTTTTACCAAACGAATTAGAAATGGAATTAAAACAAGAAAAAGAAGGGTATTTGGATGCACATGCTAAAGGTGATTTAGACTCTGGGGATTATTTATTTGGTCGAGGTACGATGGATATGAAAGCCGGTCTAGCCATGCAGCTCTCTGTCTTACAAGACTTTAGTGAGTCTAAAACGAAAAATCAGAATCTTTTATTAGTATCTGTCCCCGATGAAGAAAAACTCTCAAAAGGAATGTTTGCGGCAGTGGATGAACTCGATCGATTGAAGCGTGAGGGTTGGACTTTTGATGCGTGTATTTGTAGTGAGCCGAACTTCTCTTCATTCCCAAATGATTATCAAAAGTATATCTACACAGGTTCAACAGGTAAACTATTACCATTTATTTATTGCCTAGGAAGAGAGACACATGTAGGCCAGCCTCTTGAGGGCATTAACGCATCTGTTATGGCAGCTCAAATTGCCGTTGAAATGGAGTGGTCAGAGGTTTTTGCAGATAACGCAGAAGGTGAAAAATCACCCTCTCCAACATGTCTGCGAATTAGAGATTTGAAGGATAGTTATGATGTGCAAACGCCAAATGAAGCCTACCTCTTATACAATGTATTGACGCTGTCTACTCAGCCAGAGGAAGTAGTAGATAAAGTGGTAGCAGCGTGTGATCGGGCAAGTAAAAATATCTATGAACGTCTTGTTACACTTCGTTCAGCCCAAACCCATATTCCCAGGGGGGAAATAGTGAGGCTCCTGAACTGA
- a CDS encoding metal ABC transporter solute-binding protein, Zn/Mn family, whose protein sequence is MRKPFVAIYTVIIAVLALSGCQSATEQAADGQLSVVTTTAQIADPLRIIGGDRIHVESLMGSGVDPHLYEASQGDISKLEQADVLFYNGVHLEANMSEVFEHTSVPTLAFGSAADPAELLEDPASAGSPDPHIWFDIDIWEEGITAAVEKLKEMSPEDASFFEQNKQDYLTQLEDLKAYSKEKLSSIDEDQRVLVTAHDAFQYFARMNDLEVVALQGLSTESEIGISDVQSTVNTIVEKDVPAVFVESSVNKSAIQSVIEGVQRQGHQISLGGELYSDAMGEEGTEAGTYIGMYRYNVDTIYDALSGGT, encoded by the coding sequence ATGAGAAAACCATTTGTTGCTATATATACGGTAATTATAGCGGTACTTGCCTTATCTGGCTGTCAATCTGCAACTGAACAAGCAGCTGATGGTCAACTATCGGTCGTTACTACAACCGCACAAATTGCTGACCCGCTGCGTATAATTGGAGGCGATCGAATTCACGTTGAGAGCTTAATGGGTTCAGGAGTCGATCCTCATCTATACGAAGCCTCACAAGGTGATATCAGCAAGCTTGAACAAGCTGATGTGCTCTTTTATAACGGTGTTCATTTAGAAGCTAATATGAGTGAAGTGTTTGAACATACATCTGTACCAACTCTTGCATTTGGAAGTGCCGCAGATCCTGCAGAATTACTTGAGGATCCTGCATCAGCAGGCTCTCCTGACCCCCATATCTGGTTTGATATTGATATCTGGGAAGAAGGTATAACGGCCGCTGTTGAAAAGCTAAAGGAAATGTCACCAGAAGATGCTTCATTTTTTGAACAGAATAAACAAGACTATCTAACTCAATTAGAGGATTTAAAGGCTTATTCAAAAGAAAAACTAAGTTCCATCGATGAAGATCAACGAGTACTCGTTACAGCTCACGACGCCTTTCAATATTTTGCACGTATGAATGACCTAGAAGTAGTTGCCTTACAAGGGCTAAGCACAGAATCTGAAATTGGTATATCCGATGTACAGTCAACGGTTAACACGATCGTTGAAAAAGACGTACCTGCCGTATTTGTTGAATCGAGCGTCAACAAATCAGCCATTCAATCTGTTATCGAAGGCGTACAAAGACAAGGCCACCAAATTTCACTTGGTGGGGAGCTGTACTCTGATGCAATGGGAGAAGAAGGCACAGAGGCAGGCACATATATAGGGATGTATCGCTATAATGTAGATACCATATACGATGCTCTTTCAGGAGGGACATAA
- a CDS encoding metal ABC transporter permease, translated as MAILLSSNFQWVLLSTTLLGIAAGMFGTLAYWRKQSLMSDALSHAALPGVVIAFLIMNEKNLPFLILGAGISALLGALFIQTIKNSTRIKEDTAMGMILSVFFGGGIMLLTIANRSGGGNQSGLDSFIFGQAATMVQSDVYMMAGLAGLVIFIIIIAFKEWKLFLFDPSFAQGIGYPLKGMNVIYLLVLVITIVIGIQAVGVILMAALLIIPAVSARYWTHSFRTMMGLSAAFGGVSGALGTFISAQGAGWPTGPFIVLSASCLFLVSLVIGKEKGLLIEWLEYRAVRRDNQPKGGQA; from the coding sequence ATGGCCATCCTTCTCTCCAGTAACTTTCAATGGGTTCTGTTAAGCACAACACTTTTAGGTATTGCTGCAGGGATGTTTGGTACATTGGCTTACTGGAGAAAACAAAGCTTGATGAGTGACGCACTCTCTCATGCTGCCTTACCTGGTGTAGTGATTGCTTTTTTGATCATGAACGAAAAAAACCTACCTTTCCTTATTCTTGGAGCAGGTATAAGTGCCTTGCTTGGCGCGTTGTTCATTCAAACGATTAAGAACTCAACTCGCATCAAAGAAGATACAGCAATGGGTATGATTCTCTCCGTCTTTTTTGGTGGTGGAATTATGCTTCTTACCATCGCCAATCGCTCCGGTGGTGGGAATCAGAGTGGCTTAGACAGTTTCATTTTTGGTCAGGCGGCTACAATGGTTCAATCAGATGTCTATATGATGGCGGGATTAGCCGGACTTGTTATTTTCATCATTATTATAGCCTTTAAAGAGTGGAAGCTCTTTTTATTTGATCCAAGTTTTGCTCAAGGCATTGGTTACCCTCTCAAAGGAATGAATGTCATTTACTTACTTGTTCTTGTTATTACCATTGTCATTGGTATTCAAGCAGTTGGAGTCATCTTAATGGCTGCTCTTCTCATTATTCCGGCTGTCAGCGCAAGATACTGGACTCACTCTTTCCGGACAATGATGGGACTTTCAGCAGCATTTGGAGGCGTTTCTGGTGCACTCGGCACATTTATAAGTGCACAAGGAGCAGGTTGGCCAACGGGGCCATTTATCGTGTTATCTGCTTCCTGTTTATTTCTTGTCTCTTTAGTTATCGGAAAAGAAAAAGGGTTACTAATTGAATGGTTGGAATACCGTGCAGTTCGACGAGATAATCAGCCGAAAGGAGGCCAGGCATGA
- a CDS encoding metal ABC transporter permease translates to MTYVAWILVTASLVGMSCGMIGVFLVLRRMAMMADAISHTVLLGIVLAFMITHSLEGVHMLIGAALAGLLTTYLVQWFQSKGVQYDASIGVVFTSLFAIGVILVSTSIGNAHLDIKHTLMGEIAFIPWNTVTLPVIGFEVPVATLTLFCVFLLVLGLILAFYKEWKITAFDPALAASLGFPVIALHYLFMTLVSLTTVASFDAVGAILVVAMLITPAASAYLWTERLSIMLILSALFGVISSITGYYIAVWLDTSVSGSMAFSTGIVFVISFIFSPSHGMISRLDSSTKNK, encoded by the coding sequence ATGACATATGTTGCTTGGATTCTAGTAACGGCTTCTTTAGTAGGGATGTCGTGCGGGATGATCGGTGTTTTTCTCGTATTAAGACGAATGGCTATGATGGCAGATGCAATCAGCCATACTGTACTACTTGGAATTGTGTTAGCTTTTATGATCACACATAGCCTCGAAGGCGTTCACATGCTAATTGGAGCTGCACTCGCAGGTTTATTAACGACCTACTTAGTTCAATGGTTCCAATCAAAAGGAGTTCAATACGATGCTTCTATTGGCGTTGTGTTCACAAGTTTGTTTGCGATTGGCGTGATCTTAGTTTCAACAAGTATCGGGAACGCTCACTTAGACATCAAACACACGCTAATGGGAGAAATTGCATTTATCCCGTGGAATACCGTCACACTTCCGGTAATTGGGTTCGAGGTACCCGTAGCTACATTGACACTATTTTGTGTATTCCTACTTGTGCTAGGTCTAATCTTAGCCTTTTATAAGGAATGGAAAATTACTGCTTTTGATCCTGCTTTAGCTGCAAGCTTAGGGTTTCCTGTCATAGCTCTTCATTACCTATTTATGACGTTAGTCTCTCTAACAACGGTCGCTTCATTTGATGCAGTGGGAGCAATCCTTGTGGTAGCGATGCTTATTACTCCAGCAGCATCTGCTTATTTATGGACAGAGCGATTGTCGATTATGCTAATATTAAGTGCTTTGTTCGGCGTTATTTCTTCTATAACGGGGTATTACATTGCCGTATGGCTTGATACATCCGTTTCGGGTTCAATGGCCTTTTCAACTGGTATCGTGTTTGTCATTAGTTTTATCTTCTCGCCTTCACATGGAATGATTTCTCGCTTGGATTCGTCCACAAAAAACAAATAA
- a CDS encoding GNAT family N-acetyltransferase, protein MKDCVIADITPEDAVRVIQWKYESPYDFYNIKSQAEAMQEFLINAYYSVRHGDQLIGIFCIGPSAQVPEGRAAGIYRESYVDVGIGMAPSYTGQGNGKDFFRIIVSYLKKQFPDAGVRLSVATFNTRAIRLYENTGFKSVATFPAKDADFIVMTHPTIMTT, encoded by the coding sequence ATGAAGGACTGTGTGATAGCAGACATCACACCAGAAGATGCTGTTCGTGTCATTCAATGGAAATACGAGTCGCCATATGATTTTTACAATATTAAATCACAGGCTGAGGCCATGCAGGAGTTTTTGATAAATGCTTATTACTCCGTCCGACATGGAGATCAGCTAATCGGGATATTCTGTATTGGCCCATCTGCTCAAGTACCAGAAGGAAGAGCTGCCGGTATATACCGAGAGAGTTATGTTGATGTTGGAATAGGCATGGCGCCCTCCTATACTGGTCAAGGAAATGGTAAGGATTTTTTTCGAATAATCGTTTCTTATTTAAAAAAACAATTTCCAGATGCAGGAGTTAGGTTGTCTGTTGCAACCTTTAATACTCGAGCGATTCGGTTGTATGAAAACACTGGATTTAAGAGTGTAGCAACGTTTCCGGCCAAGGATGCTGATTTTATTGTTATGACTCATCCAACAATCATGACAACATAA
- a CDS encoding Cof-type HAD-IIB family hydrolase: protein MTIQREKKEIKLVALDIDGTLLDSNHQLSKENAQAISEAQEQGIYVVLSTGRSLMTCSEFAETLKLSSYLVTVNGSEIWDKNLNLMERNQLDSKLVQRMWDLRNEHGTHAWATSVGQVWRNEMPDDIHQTEWLKFGFDVEDDEIRLAILKELQSHGELEISNSSPTNLEINAAGVNKARGLEKVCGYLNITMDHVMAVGDSLNDLAMIKEAGIGVAMGNAQQLVKDTANWVTSTNDEAGVAKAIRTWVLSS from the coding sequence ATGACCATACAAAGAGAGAAAAAAGAGATTAAACTAGTCGCATTAGATATAGATGGGACATTACTTGATTCAAATCATCAGTTATCTAAAGAAAATGCACAGGCAATATCTGAAGCTCAGGAACAAGGTATATATGTTGTACTGAGCACAGGGCGTTCTTTAATGACGTGTAGCGAGTTTGCAGAAACACTAAAGCTTAGCTCTTATTTGGTGACAGTGAATGGCAGCGAGATTTGGGATAAGAATTTAAATTTAATGGAGCGAAATCAATTAGATAGCAAGCTTGTGCAAAGAATGTGGGACCTGCGTAATGAGCATGGTACACATGCGTGGGCAACATCTGTTGGTCAGGTTTGGAGAAATGAGATGCCTGATGATATCCATCAAACTGAGTGGTTGAAATTTGGATTTGATGTGGAAGATGATGAGATTCGTCTTGCAATCTTAAAAGAACTTCAATCTCATGGTGAGCTTGAGATTAGTAACTCAAGTCCAACTAACCTTGAAATTAATGCTGCTGGAGTAAATAAAGCAAGAGGGTTAGAGAAAGTTTGTGGGTATCTTAATATCACAATGGATCACGTTATGGCAGTTGGAGACAGCTTAAATGACTTAGCTATGATTAAAGAGGCCGGAATAGGAGTGGCAATGGGCAATGCTCAACAGTTAGTGAAGGATACAGCAAACTGGGTCACTTCAACAAATGACGAAGCGGGTGTTGCGAAGGCTATCCGTACTTGGGTGCTCTCGTCGTAA
- a CDS encoding dipeptidase: MSNNVLTYIHENRENHLNELIEFLRIPSISALSDHKGDVRKAAEWAVQSLEKAGLTTVELMETPGHPVVYGEWSSADNTHTILVYGHYDVQPVDPVELWDSPPFEPVIHDEKLFARGASDDKGQTFMHIKAVEALLKVNGKLPFNVKFLIEGEEEIGSPSLDAFVADNKELLAADVLLISDTPMLGKGRPAVCTGLRGMCSLQVDVKGAKGDLHSGLYGGAVQNSIHALVQLLDTLRDENGRIQVEGFYDNVIEPTAEERESYKNLGDYETELKDELGVRELFGEKGYTAREHTWIRPTLEVNGIYGGFQGEGVKTVIPSEAHAKITCRLVPGQDPDQISEFIEKHLEAHTPPGVTVTTKRFDKGKPFLAPTDHPAFKTAADSYEKVYGEPALFTRMGGSIPVVETFDQVLNIPILLMGFGLPSENFHAPNEHFHLENYDKGIETLITYWETVTFD; this comes from the coding sequence ATGTCGAACAACGTATTGACTTACATTCATGAAAACCGCGAGAATCACTTAAATGAATTAATTGAGTTCCTGCGTATTCCGAGCATTAGTGCACTTTCAGATCATAAAGGGGATGTGCGCAAAGCAGCAGAGTGGGCTGTTCAATCACTTGAAAAAGCCGGACTAACCACAGTGGAGCTTATGGAGACGCCAGGTCATCCTGTTGTGTATGGTGAGTGGAGTTCTGCAGACAATACTCATACGATCCTAGTCTATGGCCACTATGATGTTCAGCCAGTAGATCCAGTCGAACTGTGGGATAGTCCTCCTTTTGAACCGGTTATTCACGATGAGAAGCTTTTTGCTCGTGGTGCAAGTGATGATAAAGGACAAACATTTATGCATATCAAAGCTGTGGAAGCGTTACTTAAAGTAAATGGCAAGCTTCCTTTTAACGTAAAGTTTTTGATTGAGGGCGAAGAGGAAATTGGCAGCCCAAGTCTTGATGCGTTTGTGGCCGATAATAAAGAGCTACTTGCAGCGGATGTTTTGCTTATCTCTGATACGCCGATGCTTGGAAAAGGAAGACCGGCTGTATGTACAGGGTTACGAGGTATGTGTAGCCTTCAGGTCGATGTGAAAGGTGCAAAGGGTGACTTGCATTCTGGATTATACGGTGGTGCTGTTCAAAACTCCATTCATGCGTTAGTTCAATTGCTTGATACCTTACGAGATGAGAACGGAAGAATTCAAGTAGAAGGCTTCTATGACAACGTAATTGAGCCAACAGCAGAAGAACGTGAAAGTTATAAGAACTTAGGTGATTATGAAACGGAGCTAAAGGACGAGTTAGGTGTAAGAGAACTCTTTGGGGAAAAAGGGTATACCGCGCGTGAACATACGTGGATCCGCCCAACGTTAGAAGTGAATGGAATCTATGGAGGCTTTCAAGGAGAAGGTGTCAAAACAGTGATTCCTTCTGAGGCTCATGCTAAGATTACGTGCAGATTGGTGCCAGGACAAGATCCAGATCAGATTTCTGAATTCATTGAGAAGCATCTGGAGGCTCATACCCCACCGGGCGTAACGGTTACAACTAAACGTTTTGATAAAGGTAAGCCATTTTTAGCACCTACCGATCATCCAGCTTTTAAAACGGCTGCGGACTCTTATGAGAAAGTATACGGAGAACCAGCTTTATTTACTAGGATGGGTGGTTCTATCCCGGTTGTTGAAACCTTTGACCAGGTGCTTAATATTCCTATCCTATTGATGGGATTTGGTTTACCGAGTGAGAATTTCCATGCTCCGAATGAGCATTTTCATCTAGAGAATTATGATAAAGGAATTGAGACATTAATTACGTACTGGGAAACAGTAACATTCGATTAA
- a CDS encoding SLC13 family permease has product MRAFTQSVWQSLWQSHRQTKRLINVFSYQKDAAAARKASSQNNKAEAGSNGSKNQDPNNDEEVKKPYKTPQLVGLILGPLLFMLTLFFFQPDGLSFEGKAVLAVTLWVATWWITEAMPIPATSLLPIILLPLTGALDSGTVTSAYGNDIIFLFLGGFFIATAMEKWNLHKRLALGIIALIGTSTQRILLGFMVATGFLSMWVSNTAAVMMMIPMGLAITAQVASALKGKPEEKELPKFEKALIFGIGYAGTIGGLGTLIGTPPNIILAAQVNELFGVEISFALWMLFAAPVVAILLVFTWLYLGRFAFKMTIKGLPGGQEVITKERKALGEMSFEEKAVLTVFIITAFMWVTRELIWTRIFTDLDLKDGMIAMAATAALFLMPASKKFGSRILEWKDSRDIPWGVLLLFGGGLAIAAGFTSSGLSDWMGEQLQVLDGMHIFLVIVATTLLIMGMTEITSNTATATMIMPIVAALALAINIHPYAVMIPSALAANCAFMLPVGTPPNAIIFGTGKLKIIEMVRVGFIVNIIATVLIIAAVYLLLPVLWGIDLTIFPESFR; this is encoded by the coding sequence ATGAGAGCTTTTACTCAAAGTGTTTGGCAAAGTTTATGGCAATCACATAGACAGACTAAACGATTAATAAATGTATTCTCTTATCAAAAAGATGCAGCTGCGGCTAGAAAGGCGTCTAGTCAAAATAATAAGGCTGAAGCAGGGTCAAACGGTTCTAAGAATCAGGACCCCAATAATGATGAAGAAGTAAAAAAACCATATAAAACACCTCAGCTTGTTGGTTTAATACTAGGTCCATTATTGTTTATGTTAACATTGTTTTTCTTCCAACCAGATGGTCTTTCTTTTGAAGGGAAAGCTGTACTGGCGGTGACTCTTTGGGTTGCGACATGGTGGATCACAGAGGCCATGCCGATTCCTGCAACTTCACTATTGCCAATTATATTATTGCCTTTAACAGGTGCTCTTGATTCTGGAACAGTTACATCTGCATATGGAAATGATATTATCTTTTTATTCTTAGGCGGATTTTTTATTGCAACAGCTATGGAAAAATGGAACCTTCATAAACGATTAGCCTTAGGGATTATCGCTTTAATTGGTACAAGTACGCAGCGTATCCTACTTGGGTTCATGGTTGCGACAGGATTTTTATCCATGTGGGTTTCAAACACTGCAGCCGTTATGATGATGATTCCAATGGGACTTGCAATTACAGCACAGGTTGCTTCTGCTTTAAAGGGAAAACCAGAAGAAAAGGAGCTTCCTAAGTTTGAGAAAGCCTTAATTTTTGGAATTGGTTATGCGGGAACAATCGGAGGACTTGGAACCTTAATTGGAACACCTCCAAATATCATTCTAGCCGCTCAGGTAAATGAATTATTTGGTGTAGAGATCTCCTTTGCATTATGGATGCTTTTTGCTGCACCGGTTGTAGCAATCTTATTAGTGTTTACTTGGCTATACCTAGGAAGGTTTGCTTTTAAGATGACAATTAAAGGCTTGCCGGGTGGTCAAGAAGTTATTACGAAAGAGCGCAAAGCATTAGGTGAAATGTCGTTTGAAGAGAAAGCAGTACTAACCGTATTTATTATTACTGCTTTTATGTGGGTTACAAGAGAGTTGATTTGGACAAGGATTTTTACGGATCTTGATCTAAAAGATGGAATGATTGCTATGGCTGCAACAGCTGCGCTTTTCTTAATGCCAGCTTCTAAAAAATTTGGCTCACGTATTTTGGAATGGAAGGATTCCAGAGATATTCCATGGGGAGTACTCCTGTTATTTGGAGGAGGTCTTGCGATTGCGGCAGGATTTACATCTTCTGGTTTATCCGATTGGATGGGAGAGCAACTTCAAGTATTAGACGGTATGCATATTTTCTTAGTAATTGTAGCTACTACATTACTTATTATGGGCATGACTGAAATTACATCTAATACAGCTACGGCAACAATGATTATGCCAATCGTTGCAGCACTTGCTCTAGCTATTAATATTCATCCATATGCTGTAATGATACCAAGTGCACTGGCAGCAAATTGTGCCTTTATGTTGCCGGTTGGGACGCCACCAAATGCCATTATATTTGGAACAGGTAAGCTGAAAATTATTGAGATGGTTCGTGTTGGTTTCATTGTAAATATTATTGCTACGGTCCTCATTATAGCAGCAGTCTATTTGTTACTGCCTGTTCTATGGGGAATAGACCTTACAATATTCCCAGAAAGTTTTAGATAA